The DNA sequence TATCATGCCGCTTGACCGCCTAGACGTACGCCCTACCCGCTCGGCGTCGCTGTGGGATATCACGTGCGATTCTGATGGCGAAATAGGCTTTGACGACGAGGAAAATCCTCTGTTTTTGCACGACGTGGATGTGGAAAAAGAGGAGTACTTTTTGGGATTTTTCCTAGTCGGAGCGTATCAGGAGGTGCTGGGTATGAAGCACAACCTCTTTACCCACCCGACCGAAGCGACCATCGAGATAGACGCAGAGGGATTTAAAGTGTCGCACCTACTAGAAAGCCAATCCATCCTTGATATCATGGAGGATCTGGACTACGACATCTACGAGATCCAGGACATCCTAAACGAGCGTATCGAAAAGTCAAAGCTCGTAACCGACTCGCAGCGCAAGCAAATTTTAGGCGAAATGTATCTGTTTTTGAACGATAACGGCTATCTAAAAACTATATCTTAAATTTAGAAAAAAGGAGTAAAAATGCTATCAAAAAGAGTTCAGGTGCTAGGCGAGAGTCTAACTATCGAGATCAGCACCAAGGCAAAAGAGATGAAAGCCTGCGGCGAGGACGTGATCAGTTTTGGCGCGGGCGAACCGGACTTTGACACGCCAGAGATCATCAAAAACGAGGTAAAAGCCGCCCTGGATAAAGGCTGCGGCAAATACACAGCCGTAGCGGGTACGCCCGAGGTGAGAGAGGCGGTCGCCGCAAAGCTAAAGCGCGACAACGGCCTAAACTATGCGCCAAATCAAATCATCACCAACGTCGGCGCGAAGCACTCGCTTTTTAACGTATTTCAGGCGCTAATCGACGAGGGCGACGAGGTTATCGTGCCAAGCCCGTACTGGGTGAGCTACCCGGAGATGGTCAAATTTAGCGGTGGCAATCCAGTTTTTATAGAAACTAGCGAAAAGACCGGCTTTAAAATCACGCCTGAGCAGCTAAAAGCGGCTATCACTCCTAGAACTAAAATTTTAGTATTAAACAGCCCTTGCAACCCGACGGGCGCGATATATAGCCGCAAAGAGCTAGAGGCGCTAGGCGAAGTGCTAAAAGGCACGAAAATCATCGTGGCTAGCGACGAAATGTACGAAAAGCTAAACTACGAGGGCGAATTCGTCGCGACTGCGGCGGTGAGCGAGGATATGTTTAACCGTACGATCACGATAAACGGCCTAAGTAAATGCGGTGCGATGCCGGGCTGGAGATTTGGCTACATGGCTAGCCCGTTTAAGGAGCTAAACGCCGCGGTCAACAAGCTACAAAGCCAAAGTACGAGCAACATAAACTCCCTAACGCAAGCGGGTGCCATCCCTGCGCTGCTCGGTAAAGCCGACGAGGATATCGCGTATATGAAGGGCGAGTTTAAAAAGCGCCGCGACCTGGGCGTCGAGATGATAAACGCTATACCGGTACTTAGCGTGCTTAAGCCTGACGGCGCGTTTTATCTTTTCATAAACTGCTCCGAGGTCGAGCCTGATAGCATGAAATTTTGCAAAGAGCTGCTAGAAAAGGCCAAGGTCGCCGTGGTGCCGGGCATGGGATTTGGTATGGACGGATACTTTAGGCTGTCTTTTGCGACCGATTTGGAGAGTATCAGAAAAGGTATCGCAAGGATCGGCGAATTTGTAAAAAGTTATAAAAAATAGCGTAAATTTTGACTCAAATTTGATGCGGCTTAAATTTGCGGCGTCAAATTTGGGTTTTTATAAATTTAGCTTTCATAAATTTGATAAACCTAGCATCAAATTTAAATCGTCGCTTTAATCTAAATACTCAAATTTCTCCTCAACGTTCATCATCACTTCGCAGTCGTAGTATCCGCCCTGCTCTTCAAGCCATGCAAGCACGCTCAAAACGTCTTTTACGCACAAATTTGAGAGGATTTGCTTGGTGAGTTTTAGGCTGTGATCGCAGCCGTGCGCGTGAAGCTCGGCGTCCAAAAGCTCGAAAAGTTGCATAAATTTATCCTCCGGCATAGGTAAATTTTGTCTAAACTCGGCTAGTTCTTTTTCTTTTATAGCTTTTAAAATTTCTTTTCTTTTGCTTTTTTCCATGGATTTTCGTTCAAATTTACATCACCAAATTTGACGGCTATTGCGCAACAGCCGTCAAATTTTAGTTTTTCTTAAAAAATCTCGCGATCTTAGCTTGCAGTTTGAAAAAGTCGGCCAGCTCCATTATCGGATATGCGCCTGCGTATTTTTTACCGCCCGCGATATCCTTTGACACGCCGCCGCGCGCTGCTATCTGAGCAAAGTCGCCGACTTTTAAATGTCCCGCAGAGCCGCTTTGTCCGCCCATCACGACGTTGCGTCCAAGCTTGGTCGAGCCCGCGAGCCCTACCTGAGAGACCAGTATCGAGCCGTAGCCTATCTCGCAGTTGTGGCCGATTTGCACGAGGTTATCGATCTTGGCGTATGCTTTTACGACCGTGCTTTCAAACACGCCGCGATCTATCGTCGTGCATGCGCCGATCTCTACGAAATCCTCTAAAACGACATTGCCGTTGTGGTAAATTTTCACGTGTTCGCCCGTTTTCGTGTGCGCGTAGCCAAAGCCGTCGCTACCGATGACGGCGTTTGCGTTGATGCGGCAGCCGTTGCCGATAACGGTGTCGTTGTAGATGACGACGTTTGGGTGGATGACGCAGTTTGCGCCGATTTTTACGTTATCGCCGACGTAGGCGCCCGCCATCACAAGCGTATTGTCGCCGATCGCGGCGCCTGAGCCCACGTAGACGTTTGACATTATCTTTGCGCTTGGTGAAATTTGCGCCGGTTGCGGCTGGGAAGCCAGAAGCTCCCTGGCAAAATATTCGCTCAAAATAGCAAAGGCAAGGTGCGGGTTTTCTACCACTACTGCTCTGCTTTGCGCACCGACAAGATCTTTTAAATTTGACGCGACTAAAATCGCGCCCGCCTTTGAGCCCTCGATAAATTTAGCGTTTTTCTCGCTATCGCAGTAGCCTAGCTCGCTAGCACCTGCGTTTGAGAGCGAATTTAGAGCCGTGATCTCTAGCTCCTCGCCGCTAAATTCTAGTCCTAAAATTTTATAAATTTCGCTTAGTTTCATCATAGATCCATTAGCACCGAGCCGCCGCGCACGACGTCTGTGGGGTTAAATTTTTTGATAGCTTTGAGGAAATTTTCTATCCTGCTTGCGTCGTCGCTGACCATGACGACGATGTAGTTTTCGTTGGTGTTGGCTACGATGCCGTTGTAGGCCTTTAGTATCGCGTCTAGTCCGCCGAAATTTTCGCTAAGCGGGATTTTTACCAGCGCCATCTCTTTTTCGACGAATTCGCCGCTTTCGATTACTTTGTAGGTCGGTATTAGCTTGTGTAGCTGCTTTACGATCTGCTCTAGTACGCGCTCGTCGCCGCTAGTGACGATGCTTATACGAGAAAGCTCGGTGCCTGGGATCGGCGCTACCGTGAGCGTGTCGATGTTGTATCCGCGCCCCGCAAAAAGCCCGGAAATGCGCGATAAAACGCCGTGCTCGTTTAGCACGATGACTGAAATCACTCTTCTTATGCTCATTTTTATTCCTTGCTTTTTAAGATCATGTTATATATCGCCGCTCCCGCAGGAACCATCGGAAGCACATCCTCAAATCTATCCACGCGTACGTCTAGTACCGCCGTTTTACCGCAGGCCATCGCCTCTTTTAGCGCAGAGCGAAACTCGTCTTTCGTGCGGCACACAAAGCCCGTTCCGCCAAAGCCCTCTGCGATCTTTGCAAAATCAGGCTGCAGGCTAAGGTCGGTCGAGGAGTAGCGCTCGCCGTAGAAAAAGGTCTGCCACTGGCGCACCATGCCTAGGAAGTTGTTGTTTAGGATGATGTTGATGACGGGCTTATCTATCTCGGTGGCGGTCATCAGCTCTTGGATATTCATTAGGATCGAGCCGTCGCCGGTGAAATTTACGACGATGCTTTCGGGCATCGCGTTTTTAGCTCCGAGGGCTGCTGGCAAACCAAAGCCCATAGTTCCCTGACCTCCGCTAGTTATCAGCTGGCGCGGCCTATCAAACGGATAAAACTGCGCGACCCACATCTGGTGCTGGCCGACGTCGGTGGCGATCACGGCGTCTTTGCCAGATTCTTTTAAAATTTTAGCCGTTTCGCGTACGACCCACTGAGGTTTTATAATCTCGTCGCTATCTTTGTAATCCAGCGGATTTAGCGCGTCGTAGCGAGCCAAGATCTCGCGCCACGCGGTCAAATTTTGCTCGTTTACGGTTACTTTTTCCAGCATCTCTTCTAGGACGAAATTTAGATCGCCTACGATCGGGAAGTGCGCGTTTACGATCTTTGAGATCGAGCTAGGGTCGATATCGACGTGGATGATTTTGGCGTGTTTAGCAAATTCGCTTAGCTTGCCCGTCACGCGGTCGTCAAATCGCACGCCAAGCGCGATAATGAGATCGGTCTCGCTCATCGCCATATTTGCCGCGTAGCTGCCGTGCATGCCGACCATCGAGAGTAGATTTTTATCCTCGTGCGCTAGGACGCCAAGCCCCATCAGCGTTTCGACCGCAGGGATGCCCGTCTTTGCGCTAAATTTACGCACAAGCTCGCTAGCGTTCGCCGCTACGACGCCTCCTCCTAGATAAAGTAGCGGGCGTTTGGCCTCTGCTATGACTTCGAGCGCTTTTTTGATCTGTTTTGCGTTGCCTTTATAGGTCGGTTTGTACGTCGGCATCTTTATCTCGGTCGGGTAATCAAAATCCCCAACGGCCGCGGTTATATCCTTTGGGATATCGACGTGAACGGGCCCTGGACGTCCCGAGCGAGCGATATAAAAGGCCTCTTTTAGGATGCGCGGCAGCTCCTCGATACTGCGCACGAGGTAGTTGTGCTTCACGCACGGGCGAGAGATGCCAACGGCGTCGATCTCCTGAAAGGCATCCGTGCCGATAAGCGAGGTCGGAACCTGGCCGCTTATTAATATAAGCGGAATGCTATCCGAGTATGCGGTGGCTAGACCCGTGACCGCATTTGTAAAGCCGGGGCCGCTCGTCACAAACGCCACTCCGACCTTGCCGCTAGCTCTGGCGTAGCCGTCTGCGGCGTGCACGGCGGCTTGCTCATGACGCGTCAAAACGTGCTTGAAATAACTCTGCTTATACGTCTCGTCGTAGATGTTTAGCGCCGCGCCGCCCGGGTAACCAAAAACCGTCTCTACGCCCTCCTCGCGCAAGGCTTCCATCACCATGCGCGAGCCAGAAATGCCTTTTATCATCTGTATCGCCTTTTGATAAATTTGACCCCGATTATACAGCTTTCAGGTTTAAAAACGCGTAAAATCGGGCTTAGAATTTGGGCGGTACTTTAAAGGGGCTTAAATTTGAGTAAATTTGTGAGCTAAATTTAGAAAGAATCTAATTTGGATAATTTTTTAAATTTTACGCACCGAGACCTGCACCTTTAAGATGCTAAATTTGGTTTTCAAATTTAATGATACACGTTCTTTAGTTTTCTAAAATTTAAGCTTTTTCTTTTTCTTGGGTGGCGGAAGGGGTTTCTACTTACGAAGCGTCGCCCTTCCCCCCCAAACCCCCACCATCCCCACTGCACGTGATATGTTGCTGCACTGCGTGCAGGTTAAATTTGACGCTATCGCGTCGCGTGTTTAAATTTATATTTTCAGGGTGCGGGTCTCGGCGGGGAAAATTTTAAATTTTAGCGTAAAACGATAAGGGACAGGATTTTTGTTTTAGACGAGGCGCTTTTAAATTTTGCGACGGGAGGTACCTCGTCGGTAATGACCGAGCCAAAATTAAAAGCAACGACGTATAGGACAAAAAGACAAGCCGCCAAAAAAGCAAAAGAGACTAAAAAGGCCAGATCGCCTCCATAAGCTTCGTCCCCCACGGCTTCCTCGTCGCCCTATCCACGTCGCCTTCGGTTTTATATAGGATCTTTGCGTCGGCGATGTAGCGCGAGTCGATCTCGTTGGCGTTTGAGATGTCGTACGGGCGGATCACGCCGCTAAGCTGCATGATCTGTTTTTCGCCGTTTATGAGTAGCTCGCGCGAGCCTTCGATAAAGTAGTTGCCGTTTTCTAGTACCTTGATGATGCGCGCTGAAATCGTAGTCGTAAAGGCCTCTGCGCGCACGCTAGATCCCGCACCCGTAAATTCGTTTTTCGTGCCCGCGCTAAAGCCGATGTCGCCGGCCTTGTTTAGCTGAGTAGCCAGCGTAGATAGCGGCGCGGAGCCTGCGGTAAATATCCCTCCGCCAAGGCTTATCGTGCTGTTTTTGCTAGTGTCGTGCTTGCCGCTGGAGCTTTGGTTGGCGCGCTCGCTGATGACGACGGTTACGATATCGTTTACGTTCATCGCCTTGCGATCGGCAAAAAGCGGGTTGTCGCCGCGACCAAAAAGACTGCCCGCGTTTGGTTGGTTATTGACCTGTTTAGCGGGAAGCTGCTCGACGTAAACGGGCGGTTTCATATCTATGCGAGGGTCGGCGCTGGGCAAACACCCGCTCAAAAACGCTGCTGCAAGGGCGCAAAAGTAAATATTTTTTCTCACGCTTTACCTTAAAGTGAAAATTTTACGATAAAATAAGCAAATCAAGTTCCAAAAGGAAAATTATGGCCGATTCTATCCTTGCGCTTGGCGCGAATTTTCAAGAAATTTACGAAATTATATCAACAAAATTTAAAAATGTAGCCGTTTTTGACCCCATCAATGATTTTTACGGGCTCGAAAATGCCAAAAAAGCTTTTGAAAACGGCAGCGAGCGAGAGTTTTTTAAAAGCATGATAAATGAATTTGACCGACTAGCCGAGAGCGCTGATCTCGTACTGGTTAAGCCTGCAAAAAGCATCGCAAATATCGGCGAAATAGAGCTAAATTTACAAATCGCTAGAAATTTAAACGTTCCGGTTTTTTGCCGCGAAAATTTGAGCTTTTTTACGCGAAACTCAAAGCTAATCGTAAGCGGAAATTTGGATGAAATTTTAAACGCAAAGCAAGATATAATCACGCCTTTGCGCTTTGAAAATTCGCTATTTAAACTCGCCGCAAAAGGTAAAAAAACCGTCGTTTTGCCCGAAAGCGAAGACGAGCGGGTGCTAAAAGCCAGCGAAATTTTACTAAAAAGCGGCGCGGTAAATTTGATCCTTTTGGGCGACGAAAACAAGGTTAAATTTGACGCGGAGAAGCTCGGGGTAAATTTAAGCGGCGCGCGATTTATAAATTTAGAAAAAAACGAGTACGCAGATCGCCTAACCGCCGCGCTTTTTGAAGCTCGCAAAAGCAAGGGCGTAAGCCTAGAGCAAGCCAGCGAGCTCGTGCGAGATAGGACGTATTTTGCTACGATGATGGTACAAGAAGGACTAGCTGATGCCATGGTGAGCGGCGCAAACACGACCACGGCGCACACTATCCGCCCCGCGCTTCAGATCATCAAAACCCGCCCTGATAGCCCGCTAGTTTCAAGCTCGTTTATAATGTGCTTTGAGGAGGAGATCCTGATCTACGCCGACTGCGCGATAAATCCAAACCCGGATGCCCGGCAACTAGCGCAAATCGCCCTAGCCTCGGCGGATACGGCGCGTGCTTTCGGACTAGAGCCGCGAGTAGCGATGCTAAGCTACTCTAGCGGAGATAGCGGTAGCGGAGCGGATATAGACATGGTTGGGAGTGCGGGCGAGATAGCGCGAGAGCTAGACCCCACCCTAAAAATCGAAGCTCCCGTGCAGTACGACGCGGCCGTAGATCCGGCTGTAGCGCGGAAAAAGCTACCAAACAGCGACGTAGCAGGCCGCGCGAACGTTTTTGTATTTCCAAATTTAAACGCGGGTAATATCGGCTATAAAATCGCGCAACGAAGCGCAAACTGCGTCGCCGTCGGGCCGATCTTGCAAGGTCTAAAAAAACCGGTAAACGACCTAAGTCGCGGATGCGGCGTGGGAGACGTCATAAATACGGTCCTAATCAGCGCGATACAAGCCGCAAACGAAGGAGAAAAATAGTGAAAATTTTGGTTTTAAACTCAGGTAGCTCGTCGGTTAAATTTCAGCTTTTTGATATGGCGGATAATCGCGTCATCGCTAGCGGTCTAGTCGAAAAGATCGGCGAAGCAAGCTCCTATGCCAAGCTAAAAGACGTTAGCGCGGATAAAATTTACGAGGAGCGCGCGCCGCTAAAAGACCACCACGAGGGGCTTGAGGCGATGAGGCGGCTGTTTGCTAGCTCAGATATCTTGCATGATTTTAGCGAGCTAGACGGCATCGGACACCGCATCGTGCACGGCGGCGAGAGCTTTAGCGACTCGGCTCTAGTTACGCCTGACGTGATCGCCAAAATCGAGCAAAACTCCGTCCTAGCGCCGCTTCACAACCCAGGCCACCTAGCGGGCATAAGAAATGCGATGCAAGAGAGTGGTAAAAAGGTGCCTCACGTCGTCGTTTTTGATACCGTATTTCATCAAACTATCCCCGAGTACGCCTATCGCTACGCTCTACCATTTGATCTTTGCAAGAGGCTACATATCCGCAGATACGGCTTTCACGGCACTTCGCACCACTACGTGACTAAAAAAGCCGCCGAGTATCTAGGCGTGCCGTACGAGAAATTTAACGCTATCTCGCTACATCTTGGCAACGGAGCCTCCGCCTGCGCCGTACAAGGGGGCAAAAGCGTCGATACCTCGATGGGCCTAAGCCCGCTAGAAGGCCTGATAATGGGCACTAGAAGCGGCGATATGGATCCTGCGGTGCTTACATATCTTTTAAATTTAGGCGAGCTTACGGCTGAGGGCATAGACGCGTTTTTAAACAAAAAAAGCGGGCTGCTAGGCATCTGCGGCTCAAACGACATGCGCGAAGTGGTCGTCAAGATGCAAGGCGGCGACGAGCGCGCGCATCTAGCTTTTGAGATGTTTTGCTACCGTATCAAAAAGTATATCGGCGCGTATTACGCTGTTTTGGGCCGAGTGGACGCGGTCGTTTTTACCGGCGGTATCGGCGAAAATGCCCCGTATAGCCGCGAGAAAATCTGCAACGATCTCACGCACATGGGTA is a window from the Campylobacter massiliensis genome containing:
- a CDS encoding acetate kinase yields the protein MKILVLNSGSSSVKFQLFDMADNRVIASGLVEKIGEASSYAKLKDVSADKIYEERAPLKDHHEGLEAMRRLFASSDILHDFSELDGIGHRIVHGGESFSDSALVTPDVIAKIEQNSVLAPLHNPGHLAGIRNAMQESGKKVPHVVVFDTVFHQTIPEYAYRYALPFDLCKRLHIRRYGFHGTSHHYVTKKAAEYLGVPYEKFNAISLHLGNGASACAVQGGKSVDTSMGLSPLEGLIMGTRSGDMDPAVLTYLLNLGELTAEGIDAFLNKKSGLLGICGSNDMREVVVKMQGGDERAHLAFEMFCYRIKKYIGAYYAVLGRVDAVVFTGGIGENAPYSREKICNDLTHMGIRIDHELNFAASGGIRDLSAPDAAVKTLVVPTNEELEIALETKRVIENL
- the ilvN gene encoding acetolactate synthase small subunit — translated: MRRVISVIVLNEHGVLSRISGLFAGRGYNIDTLTVAPIPGTELSRISIVTSGDERVLEQIVKQLHKLIPTYKVIESGEFVEKEMALVKIPLSENFGGLDAILKAYNGIVANTNENYIVVMVSDDASRIENFLKAIKKFNPTDVVRGGSVLMDL
- a CDS encoding pyridoxal phosphate-dependent aminotransferase, which produces MLSKRVQVLGESLTIEISTKAKEMKACGEDVISFGAGEPDFDTPEIIKNEVKAALDKGCGKYTAVAGTPEVREAVAAKLKRDNGLNYAPNQIITNVGAKHSLFNVFQALIDEGDEVIVPSPYWVSYPEMVKFSGGNPVFIETSEKTGFKITPEQLKAAITPRTKILVLNSPCNPTGAIYSRKELEALGEVLKGTKIIVASDEMYEKLNYEGEFVATAAVSEDMFNRTITINGLSKCGAMPGWRFGYMASPFKELNAAVNKLQSQSTSNINSLTQAGAIPALLGKADEDIAYMKGEFKKRRDLGVEMINAIPVLSVLKPDGAFYLFINCSEVEPDSMKFCKELLEKAKVAVVPGMGFGMDGYFRLSFATDLESIRKGIARIGEFVKSYKK
- the pta gene encoding phosphate acetyltransferase — encoded protein: MADSILALGANFQEIYEIISTKFKNVAVFDPINDFYGLENAKKAFENGSEREFFKSMINEFDRLAESADLVLVKPAKSIANIGEIELNLQIARNLNVPVFCRENLSFFTRNSKLIVSGNLDEILNAKQDIITPLRFENSLFKLAAKGKKTVVLPESEDERVLKASEILLKSGAVNLILLGDENKVKFDAEKLGVNLSGARFINLEKNEYADRLTAALFEARKSKGVSLEQASELVRDRTYFATMMVQEGLADAMVSGANTTTAHTIRPALQIIKTRPDSPLVSSSFIMCFEEEILIYADCAINPNPDARQLAQIALASADTARAFGLEPRVAMLSYSSGDSGSGADIDMVGSAGEIARELDPTLKIEAPVQYDAAVDPAVARKKLPNSDVAGRANVFVFPNLNAGNIGYKIAQRSANCVAVGPILQGLKKPVNDLSRGCGVGDVINTVLISAIQAANEGEK
- a CDS encoding acetolactate synthase large subunit, with amino-acid sequence MKGISGSRMVMEALREEGVETVFGYPGGAALNIYDETYKQSYFKHVLTRHEQAAVHAADGYARASGKVGVAFVTSGPGFTNAVTGLATAYSDSIPLILISGQVPTSLIGTDAFQEIDAVGISRPCVKHNYLVRSIEELPRILKEAFYIARSGRPGPVHVDIPKDITAAVGDFDYPTEIKMPTYKPTYKGNAKQIKKALEVIAEAKRPLLYLGGGVVAANASELVRKFSAKTGIPAVETLMGLGVLAHEDKNLLSMVGMHGSYAANMAMSETDLIIALGVRFDDRVTGKLSEFAKHAKIIHVDIDPSSISKIVNAHFPIVGDLNFVLEEMLEKVTVNEQNLTAWREILARYDALNPLDYKDSDEIIKPQWVVRETAKILKESGKDAVIATDVGQHQMWVAQFYPFDRPRQLITSGGQGTMGFGLPAALGAKNAMPESIVVNFTGDGSILMNIQELMTATEIDKPVINIILNNNFLGMVRQWQTFFYGERYSSTDLSLQPDFAKIAEGFGGTGFVCRTKDEFRSALKEAMACGKTAVLDVRVDRFEDVLPMVPAGAAIYNMILKSKE
- the lpxD gene encoding UDP-3-O-(3-hydroxymyristoyl)glucosamine N-acyltransferase — its product is MKLSEIYKILGLEFSGEELEITALNSLSNAGASELGYCDSEKNAKFIEGSKAGAILVASNLKDLVGAQSRAVVVENPHLAFAILSEYFARELLASQPQPAQISPSAKIMSNVYVGSGAAIGDNTLVMAGAYVGDNVKIGANCVIHPNVVIYNDTVIGNGCRINANAVIGSDGFGYAHTKTGEHVKIYHNGNVVLEDFVEIGACTTIDRGVFESTVVKAYAKIDNLVQIGHNCEIGYGSILVSQVGLAGSTKLGRNVVMGGQSGSAGHLKVGDFAQIAARGGVSKDIAGGKKYAGAYPIMELADFFKLQAKIARFFKKN
- the flgH gene encoding flagellar basal body L-ring protein FlgH, which gives rise to MRKNIYFCALAAAFLSGCLPSADPRIDMKPPVYVEQLPAKQVNNQPNAGSLFGRGDNPLFADRKAMNVNDIVTVVISERANQSSSGKHDTSKNSTISLGGGIFTAGSAPLSTLATQLNKAGDIGFSAGTKNEFTGAGSSVRAEAFTTTISARIIKVLENGNYFIEGSRELLINGEKQIMQLSGVIRPYDISNANEIDSRYIADAKILYKTEGDVDRATRKPWGTKLMEAIWPF
- a CDS encoding DUF2695 domain-containing protein; translation: MEKSKRKEILKAIKEKELAEFRQNLPMPEDKFMQLFELLDAELHAHGCDHSLKLTKQILSNLCVKDVLSVLAWLEEQGGYYDCEVMMNVEEKFEYLD